A genome region from Platichthys flesus chromosome 12, fPlaFle2.1, whole genome shotgun sequence includes the following:
- the lzts2a gene encoding leucine zipper putative tumor suppressor 2a yields MALVQALPVTVTDHSNPGLEVQQCRPLSSHSPSGPCSVPCGPCSSGTAMGSVSSLISGRTYQEKHCRAASEFATKPRRSTPATSCFRLQDNTLRSGSSLEQLLVISHQTQPQAHVLPPPLPTKKQPRPGNSAATVGGINGNFGYVSDDVVVGDWNDNLVAAASPCSDSEEQRENRTLNGNIGGPPPKLIPVSGQLEKNMEKVLIRPTAFKPVIPKNRHSVQYLSPRPGGTSLSESQASLSLLLPLGGANISSSTKVNGGSSNSSTEGKRNSYSGGRNPRSSQSCSMSDSGRNSLSSLPTHSSTGYSLAPSEGSSSGSGSGGQLEPVTGLGRNTSGGSGSHGHTNSDSGRSSSSKSTGSGSLSGRGQPLSDSGSCGHSPPLVEGYEAVVRELEEKLRERDLELQQLRENLDENEAAICQVYEEKQRRCEREMEEMRQSCSSKMKQASQKAQRAQQVLQLQVFQLQQEKKKLQEDFSSLLQDRETLERRCATIQREQTQLGPRLEETKWEVCQKSGEICLLKQQLKELQSELSQKAGDIVVLKAQLREARSELQASQVRSQEAQAAVRTRSLELEVCENELQRRKSEAELLREKVGRLEDESARLRDTLSNHTSVPGNAIMKGQCINLSLQHGRGVAGRTGPSPSLYRDGEETHLVWGGESDEAKAQRQNAETVLGLRQQMDRVKAELMYERRTSEEHLSRFEDERRVWQEEKEKVIRYQKQLQQNYIQMYRRNRDLERVMRELSLELENRDMEDYEVHSGSNDIHFEEITATEI; encoded by the exons ATGGCTCTGGTTCAGGCACTACCAGTGACCGTGACTGACCACTCCAATCCAGGTCTCGAAGTCCAGCAGTGTCGGCCGCTATCATCCCACTCCCCCTCAGGCCCCTGCTCTGTCCCCTGTGGGCCCTGCAGCTCCGGGACAGCCATGGGTTCTGTCAGCAGTCTCATATCGGGCCGGACGTACCAGGAGAAACACTGCCGGGCCGCAAGCGAGTTCGCCACCAAACCACGGCGCTCCACACCAGCTACCAGCTGCTTCCGGCTTCAAGATAACACTCTCCGCAGCGGGAGCTCTTTAGAGCAGTTGCTGGTTATCAGCCACCAAACGCAGCCTCAGGCCCACGTTCTGCCCCCGCCGCTGCCCACCAAGAAGCAGCCTCGGCCCGGAAACTCAGCTGCAACAGTGGGTGGCATTAATGGGAACTTTGGGTACGTGAGCGATGACGTGGTGGTCGGGGACTGGAACGACAACCTGGTGGCAGCTGCAAGCCCCTGCAGTGACTCAGAGGAGCAAAGGGAGAACAGGACACTGAACGGCAACATTGGAGGACCTCCACCCAAACTCATCCCAGTGTCTGGACAGTTAGAGAAG AATATGGAGAAAGTGCTGATCCGCCCCACAGCGTTTAAACCCGTCATTCCCAAGAATCGTCACTCTGTGCAGTACCTGTCACCGCGGCCAGGGGGAACCAGTCTGTCAGAGAGCCAGGCCAGCCTCAGCCTCCTGCTGCCCCTCGGAGGAGCCAACATCTCCAGCAGCACCAAAGTTAATGGAGGGAGCAGCAACTCCAGCACGGAAGGGAAACGCAACTCCTACAGTGGTGGTCGCAATCCTCGGAGCAGCCAGTCCTGCTCCATGTCAGATTCAGGGAGGAACTCCCTCTCCAGCCTCCCCACTCACAGCAGTACAGGCTACAGTCTGGCCCCCAGTGAGGGCTCCAGCTCTGGATCTGGCTCCGGGGGCCAGCTGGAGCCTGTCACAGGTCTGGGTCGAAACACTTCAGGTGGAAGTGGGAGCCACGGTCACACTAACTCGGACAGTGGACGTTCCTCATCCAGCAAGAGCACAGGCTCGGGGTCGCTGAGTGGGCGCGGGCAGCCCCTGTCAGACAGCGGGTCCTGTGGCCACTCGCCACCCCTGGTGGAGGGTTACGAGGCGGTagtgagggagctggaggagaagcttaGGGAACGAGACCtggagctccagcagctccggGAAAATCTGGATGAGAATGAAGCTGCTATCTGCCAG GTGTATGAGGAGAAGCAGCGGCGCtgtgaaagagagatggaggagatgagacagaGCTGTTCCTCGAAGATGAAGCAGGCCTCTCAGAAAGCCCAGAGGGCACAGCAGGTGTTACAGTTACAG GTATTTCAGctacagcaggagaagaagaagctgcaggaggacttCTCCTCgctgctgcaggacagagagacGCTGGAGAGGAGGTGTGCCACCATCCAGAGGGAGCAGACACAGCTTGGGCCACGTCTGGAGGAGACAAAGTGGGAG GTGTGTCAGAAGTCAGGAGAGATCTGCCTcctgaaacagcagctgaaggagCTCCAGTCAGAGCTGAGCCAGAAGGCAGGAGACATTGTTGTCCTGAAGGCCCAGCTCAGAGAAGCCCGGTCGGAACTGCAGGCCAGCCAGGTTCGATCCCAGGAGGCCCAGGCGGCCGTGCGGACGCGATCACTGGAGCTCGAAGTCTGCGAGAATGAACTCCAGAGACGCAAGAGCGAAGCGGAGCTGCTGCGGGAGAAAGTGGGCCGCTTGGAGGATGAGTCGGCCCGGCTCCGTGACACTCTGTCCAATCACACCTCAGTACCTGGAAATGCAATCATGAAGGGGCAATGTATAAACCTGTCCCTACAACACGGCAGAGGTGTGGCAGGAAGGACCGGTCCCAGTCCTTCTCTGTACCGAGATGGGGAAGAGACTCATTTGGTCTGGGGCGGAGAGAGTGATGAGGCCAAGGCTCAGAGACAGAATGCAGAAACAGTGTTGGGACTCAGGCAACAG ATGGACAGAGTGAAGGCTGAGCTCATGTacgagaggaggacgagtgaaGAGCACCTCTCTCGGTtcgaggatgagaggagggtgtggcaggaggagaaggaaaag GTCATCCGCTACcagaaacagctgcagcagaactaCATCCAGATGTACCGCCGAAACCGGGACCTTGAGCGGGTGATGAGGGAGCTGAgtctggagctggagaacaGGGATATGGAGGACTATGAGGTTCACAGCGGCAGCAACGACATCCACTTTGAGGAGATCACGGCCACTGAgatctag